A genome region from Synchiropus splendidus isolate RoL2022-P1 chromosome 5, RoL_Sspl_1.0, whole genome shotgun sequence includes the following:
- the nog2 gene encoding noggin-2 yields the protein MMGLSQTLLIYALVCVHLGVSQHYLRVRPSPSDHLPVPHLREDPDPEYDPREQDLVERTLRKKLGSHFDPNFMSITSPMLVNVSSSDNQVKLQGPMPNEIRKLDLTETPYGKRVKVGKKARRKFLQWLWTYTHCPVVYTWKDLGVRFWPRYIKEGNCFSERSCSFPEGMSCKPAKSINKMFLRWYCQGFLRQKYCTWIQVQYPIISECKCSC from the coding sequence ATGATGGGCCTCTCTCAAACGCTGCTCATTTACGCGTTGGTGTGCGTTCACCTCGGAGTTTCCCAGCATTACCTGCGTGTCCGTCCATCCCCCAGTGACCACCTCCCCGTGCCACACCTGAGGGAGGACCCTGACCCGGAGTACGACCCCAGAGAGCAGGACCTGGTGGAGAGGACTCTGAGGAAAAAACTCGGGAGTCACTTTGACCCCAACTTCATGTCCATCACCTCCCCCATGCTGGTTAACGTCTCCAGCTCGGACAACCAGGTGAAGCTGCAGGGGCCAATGCCCAATGAGATTAGAAAGCTGGACCTTACAGAGACCCCCTACGGGAAGCGGGTTAAAGTGGGCAAGAAAGCCCGCAGGAAATTTCTGCAGTGGCTGTGGACCTACACGCACTGTCCAGTGGTCTACACGTGGAAGGACTTGGGTGTGAGGTTCTGGCCGCGGTACATCAAGGAGGGGAACTGTTTCTCTGAGCGTTCCTGCTCGTTTCCAGAAGGGATGTCTTGCAAACCAGCCAAGTCAATCAACAAGATGTTCCTGCGGTGGTATTGCCAAGGTTTTTTAAGACAGAAATACTGTACGTGGATACAGGTGCAATACCCGATCATCTCAGAGTGCAAGTGTTCGTGCTGA